Below is a window of Aeromonas veronii DNA.
AGCCTGCTTTTATACCATCAATATTTGACGTTGTTGTGGTACTTGCCGAGGATGCCCTTGACCCGTTCCATGGTCTCCTTGCTGGGGGGCTTGATCCCGCTCAGCTCGTACGGGTCGCCCAGCACGTCCCACTTGTGTTTGCCAAGTTCGTGGTAGGGGAGCAGTTCCACCTTCTCCACGCTCTCGCCCAGCGCGGCGATAAACTGACCCAGCCCTTCGGCGCTCTCATCGTCGTCGCTCCAGGTCGGCACCACCACGTAGCGGATCCACATGGTCTTGCCTTTGGCCGCCAGATAGCGGGCAAACTCCAGGGTGTACCTGTTGCTGACGTGGGTCAGCGGAATGTGTTTTTCGTCATTGATCTGCTTGATGTCGAGCAGCACCAGATCGGTCTGGTCGAGCAGCTTGTCCACCTGTTCGTCTAGATGACGGACGAAGCCGTTGGTATCGAGACAGGTGTGGATCCCTTTCTCTTTGCAGGCGGTAAACAGTTCGGTAATGAAAGCCGGTTGCAGCATGGCTTCACCGCCGGACGCTGTCACGCCACCGCCGGAGGCATTCATGAAGTGGCGATAGCTGGTGATGTCACTCATCAACTCCGGTACGGTCACTTCACGGCCACCCTCGGTATCCCAGGTATCGCGGTTGTGACAGTACTTGCAGCGCATCAGGCAGCCTTGCATGAATACGATAAAGCGTATCCCCGGACCATCGACAGTGCCGCAGGTTTCGACGGAATGGATCCGGCCAATGGTGCCGTGAGATCCTGCTGGCTGGCTGATTTCAACGACAGGGATCCGATTAATGACAGACATAAACAACTCCAACGATTCGAGCAGGCCGTTATTTTATGACATAAACCCCTATTGATCCTACACCTTTAGTCCGGTGCCCGGCTGCCAAGCAGCTGCTCCAGCGCCTTGACGGTGAGCGGCCGACTGGTGAGAAACCCTTGATAATGCTGGCATCCCAACGTTTTGAGGATAGCCAGCTGCGCCTCCTCTTCCACCCCTTCGGCGGTGACGGTAAAACGGAAGACCTGGGCCAGATCGAGTATCGCCTTGACGATAGCTCTGTCCTGTTCGCTGTGCACCAGGGTCTGAATGAAGCTTCTGTCAAGCTTCACCTCATCGGCGGGCAGATCCCGCAGATAGGCCAGCGACGAGTAGCCGGTACCGAAGTCGTCGATGGAGAGGAGGATGCCGAGCTCCTTGAGCTGGCGCATTCTGGCGATGCTCTCGCGCCGATTCTCCAGTACCACCGATTCGGTCACCTCCAGCAGCAGGCGGGAGGGGGGCACGCCGGTGTCGCGCAAGATGTATTCTACCTGTTGCACGAAGCCCTGGGTGTGGAACTGGCGGGCACTGACGTTGACCGACAGATGGGGGATCTGCAGGCCACGGTTGAGCCAGAAACTGTATTGGGCACAGGCGGTCTTCATCACCCAGTAGCCAATTTCCAGAATGAGGCTGGTTTCTTCGGCGATGGGGATGAACTCTCCGGGTGGCACCATGGTGCCGTCGCTGCGCTGCCAGCGCAGCAGCGCCTCGATGCCCGACAGCGAGCCATTGTCGACCCGGTATTGCGGCTGATAGTGCAGTTGCAGCTCGTGATGGCGCAGGGCATCGCGCAACTGGTTGGTGAGGGTCAGCCGGTTCTTCTCGTGCCGGGCCATCGCCTCGGTGAAGAAGACGTAGTGGCCCTGACCCACCCGCTTGGCCATGTGGGTCGCGGTGTCGGCCTGTTGCATCAGGACCAGATGGTCCGTCTCGTTACCGGAGAAGAGGCTGATCCCCACCGAGGCGCTGCAGTGCAGTTTGTGATCACCGATGTCGAACGGGGTCCGAAATAGCCCCATCAGTTCGCGGGCGAAGTGCTCCGCCAGAATTTTGGCGGTGACTTCCCCTTGTCCCAGCTGGGTAAAGAGCAGGGCAAACTCATCCCCCGAGATGCGCGCCTGCACCAGATTGTCCTGGGGCAGCTCCTTGAAACGTAGCACCACGGCCTGCAGCAGCTGATCGCCGCAGGCGTGACCGAGGGAGTCGTTAATCGACTTGAAGTTATCGAGATCCAGCAGCAGCAGGGCACCCCACTGGCCGTTGGGAGCGCTCAGGGTCTGCTGCAAAATATGGTTGAGGCTGCGCCGGTTGTGCAGGCCGCAGAGATCGTCGTAGTAGGCGAGCTGTTCGATGTGTCTGGCGGCCTCTTTTTCCTGGGTGATGTTGTAGAAGCTGCAGATGAAGTGGCTGAGCTCCCCCTGCGCATCCTTGACCCCGTTCACCATCAAGCGTACCGGAAAGAGGTGACCATCCTTGTGCAGGCAGCGCTCTTCCCCGAGCCAGAACTCCTGCTCGTTGACGGTGCGGTTAACATCCTCCTTGAGATGATCCCCGTAGTAGGTGGGGCGCAGCTTGCGAATGGAGTGACCGATCACCTCTACCTCGCCAAATCCGGTGATCCGGCTGAAGGAGTGGTTGACCTTGAGGATGATGCCGTTGTGATCCATCACGATCAGCCCATCGTGGGTATTGAAGGCCACTTCAGCCAGCCGCAGGGCGTCGTCGGCGGCGAGGCGTTTGAGCTCGATGGCGGCCCGCTCGTGCTGATTGCTCAACAGATCCAGCAGCTGTTCGGGCTCCTCAAGGGGGGTATCGAGCAGCAGGGTGATCTGGCCAATGGGGGCACCGCTTTGACCATGGAGCGGAATGCCGATGTAAGCGCTGGCATTGAGGGCCAACAGCCGGGTTGCCTTGGGATAACGCGCGGGCAGATCTTCCACATAGATGGCCTGACCATGCTGGAGTAACTCCTGAGCGGGGCCGGGGTCGAGCTGGATGGGCTTGAGGGTGGAGAAGTGCTCCCCGTTAAACACACAGCGGGGAATGATCCAGAGCTCCTGACCACGGGGCTGGAATTCGCCGATCCAGCCCACTCGGGCGCCGCTGGCGTTCATGGCCCAACTTACTAAGGTCTTGCAGTAGTCGATGCCGGTCTGCTGGTGCAGCTCGGGCGGGAGGGCCAGTTCGGCGCGGCGCTCTTCCGGTTGTGGCTGCCAGTGACCGAGCAGCTGGGCGCTGCTGCGCACCAGTTGCAGCATCTCCTCGCTGAGCGGG
It encodes the following:
- the pflA gene encoding pyruvate formate lyase 1-activating protein gives rise to the protein MSVINRIPVVEISQPAGSHGTIGRIHSVETCGTVDGPGIRFIVFMQGCLMRCKYCHNRDTWDTEGGREVTVPELMSDITSYRHFMNASGGGVTASGGEAMLQPAFITELFTACKEKGIHTCLDTNGFVRHLDEQVDKLLDQTDLVLLDIKQINDEKHIPLTHVSNRYTLEFARYLAAKGKTMWIRYVVVPTWSDDDESAEGLGQFIAALGESVEKVELLPYHELGKHKWDVLGDPYELSGIKPPSKETMERVKGILGKYHNNVKY
- a CDS encoding EAL domain-containing protein; protein product: MSSTALSHLPPALQTPLFFRLDLRSQRLVALTDVMQTPLYWLDEPHAPWPAQLPDALRLPIEQLLANGHGGKITVRFASQLWHIALAHEQDGFWLICLQNLRQEPIADLALQLPRLSQMASQQQYAPLLEALKESLGADRLILWHYQANGELGCEQLTPVFTLGVEALYPIRGDSRYIRALRTRKSLSFSEAAHQPMLSNHLYLTSAGVRSRLDGALLEQDKLFGVLSLEYLDPTPLSEEMLQLVRSSAQLLGHWQPQPEERRAELALPPELHQQTGIDYCKTLVSWAMNASGARVGWIGEFQPRGQELWIIPRCVFNGEHFSTLKPIQLDPGPAQELLQHGQAIYVEDLPARYPKATRLLALNASAYIGIPLHGQSGAPIGQITLLLDTPLEEPEQLLDLLSNQHERAAIELKRLAADDALRLAEVAFNTHDGLIVMDHNGIILKVNHSFSRITGFGEVEVIGHSIRKLRPTYYGDHLKEDVNRTVNEQEFWLGEERCLHKDGHLFPVRLMVNGVKDAQGELSHFICSFYNITQEKEAARHIEQLAYYDDLCGLHNRRSLNHILQQTLSAPNGQWGALLLLDLDNFKSINDSLGHACGDQLLQAVVLRFKELPQDNLVQARISGDEFALLFTQLGQGEVTAKILAEHFARELMGLFRTPFDIGDHKLHCSASVGISLFSGNETDHLVLMQQADTATHMAKRVGQGHYVFFTEAMARHEKNRLTLTNQLRDALRHHELQLHYQPQYRVDNGSLSGIEALLRWQRSDGTMVPPGEFIPIAEETSLILEIGYWVMKTACAQYSFWLNRGLQIPHLSVNVSARQFHTQGFVQQVEYILRDTGVPPSRLLLEVTESVVLENRRESIARMRQLKELGILLSIDDFGTGYSSLAYLRDLPADEVKLDRSFIQTLVHSEQDRAIVKAILDLAQVFRFTVTAEGVEEEAQLAILKTLGCQHYQGFLTSRPLTVKALEQLLGSRAPD